In the genome of Anabas testudineus chromosome 4, fAnaTes1.2, whole genome shotgun sequence, one region contains:
- the myo1f gene encoding unconventional myosin-If has translation MAKYHWQSQNVKQSGVDDMVLLSKITEDAIVDNLKKRYMDDYIFTYIGPVLISVNPFKQMPYFTDREIELYQGAAQYENPPHIYALTDNMYRNMMIDGENQCVIISGESGAGKTVAAKYIMGYISKVSGGGSKVQHVKDIILQSNPLLEAFGNAKTVRNNNSSRFGKYFEIQFSRGGEPDGGKISNFLLEKSRVVSQNENERNFHIYYQMIEGANAQQKEALGIMTPDYYYYLNQSGTYKVDGTNDSKDYQETMEAMQVIGISGDIQTQVLQIVAGILHLGNISFIEAGNYGQVESTDLLAFPAYLLGIDPNRLQEKLTSRKMDSKWGGKSETIDVTLNQEQATYTRDALAKALYARLFDYLVEAINKAIQKPYEEFSIGVLDIYGFEIFKKNGFEQFCINFVNEKLQQIFIELTLKAEQEEYVQEGIKWTPIEYFNNKIVCDLIENKLNPPGIMSVLDDVCATMHAKGEGADGTLLQKLQAAVGTHEHFNNWNSGFVIHHYAGKVSYDINGFCERNRDVLFPDLIELMQSSDYTFIRGLFPENLNTDKKGRPTTASSKIKKQANDLVNTLMKCTPHYIRCIKPNETKRPKDWEESRVRHQVEYLGLRENIRVRRAGFAYRRVFNKFLMRYAILTSETWPCWRGPEQQGVLHLLRSVNMDNDQYQMGRSKVFVKNPESLFLLEEMRERKFDTFARIIQKAWRRYIARKKYEQMREEASDILYNSKERRKNSINRNFVGDYLGLEQRPELRQFLAKRERVDFADSVNKFDRRFKSIKRDLILTPKGIYLVGREKVKKGPEKGQIKEVLKRKMEFLSINGVSLSTRQDDFFILHEAQYDSLLESNFKTEFLSLLSKRYEEITKKKLSICFNDRLEFRVKKEGWGGGSSRVVVFQRGQGDLAQLKPGGKTLTITVGDGLPKSSKPTRKSAPQYHGGGRNHVPNRAHQNGGAKFSRGHNNQPAEITYSAPHKQGRPPNTALPKLGSQKAPRVPTHNQYNQGNMDFLNVPEQGMSGMQRKRSISHRPPPAPKPQARPQGPRCRALYQYNGQDTDEISFEANEVFDLVREDPSGWWTGRIRGKEGLFPGNYVEKI, from the exons ATG GCGAAATACCACTGGCAGAgtcaaaatgttaaacaaagCGGAGTGGACGACATGGTCCTGCTGTCCAAGATCACCGAAGATGCCATCGTGGACAACCTCAAGAAAAGATACATGGACGACTACATATTT ACCTACATCGGACCTGTGTTGATATCAGTAAACCCGTTCAAACAGATGCCCTATTTCACTGACAGAGAAATCGAACTTTATCAAGGAGCC GCCCAGTATGAGAATCCACCTCACATCTATGCCTTAACTGATAACATGTACAGAAACATGATGATTGACGGAGAGAATCAGTGCGTCATCATCAG TGGTGAAAGTGGTGCAGGAAAGACGGTGGCTGCCAAATACATTATGGGCTACATTTCCAAAGTATCTGGAGGAGGATCGAAAGTGCAG catgtAAAAGACATCATCCTCCAGTCAAATCCTCTGCTGGAAGCCTTTGGTAATGCCAAGACCGTCCGCAACAACAACTCCAGTCGTTTT GGGAAATACTTTGAGATTCAGTTCAGCAGAGGAGGCGAACCAGACGGTGGCAAAATATCAAACTTCCTGCTAGAGAAGTCGAGGGTGGTGAGCCAGAATGAGAACGAGAGGAACTTCCACATTTACTACCAG ATGATAGAGGGTGCCAACGCTCAGCAGAAAGAAGCCCTGGGCATCATGACCCcagactactactactacctcAACCAGTCTGGAACGTATAAGGTGGATGGGACCAATGACAGCAAAGATTACCAAGAGACTATG GAAGCCATGCAGGTAATCGGGATCTCTGGTGACATCCAGACTCAGGTACTGCAGATTGTCGCAGGTATCCTCCACCTGGGAAACATCAGCTTCATTGAGGCAGGAAACTATGGGCAGGTGGAAAGCACAGATT TACTTGCCTTCCCTGCCTATCTGCTGGGCATTGACCCCAACCGTCTGCAGGAGAAGCTGACCAGCAGGAAGATGGATTCAAAGTGGGGAGGGAAGTCTGAGACCATTGACGTGACCCTAAACCAGGAGCAGGCCACCTACACACGAGACGCCTTGGCCAAAGCGCTCTATGCGCGACTCTTTGACTACCTGGTGGAG GCCATAAATAAAGCCATCCAAAAACCATATGAAGAATTTAGTATCGGAGTACTTGACATTTATGGCTTTGAGATATTCAAG aaaaATGGCTTTGAGCAGTTCTGCATCAACTTTGTCAAtgagaaactgcagcagatttttATTGAACTCACTCTAAAGGCCGAGCAG GAAGAGTATGTTCAGGAGGGCATCAAGTGGACACCCATCGAGTACTTCAACAACAAAATTGTGTGTGACCTCATTGAGAATAAACTG AACCCTCCTGGTATAATGAGCGTGCTGGATGATGTGTGTGCCACCATGCATGCCAAAGGAGAGGGTGCAGACGGCACGCTGCTGCAGAAACTGCAGGCCGCTGTGGGAACGCATGAACATTTCAACAACTGGAACTCTGGCTTTGTCATACATCACTATGCTGGCAAA GTTTCATATGATATTAACGGCTtctgtgagagaaacagagacgtGCTTTTCCCTGACCTCATTGAGCTCATGCAAAGCAGTGACTA TACCTTCATCCGTGGCTTGTTCCCTGAAAACCTCAACACAGATAAGAAAGGGAGACCCACCACAGCTAGCTCCAAGATCAAG AAACAAGCTAATGATCTGGTGAACACCCTGATGAAGTGCACGCCTCACTACATCCGCTGCATCAAACCCAATGAGACAAAACGACCTAAAGACTGGGAGGAGAGCAG GGTTAGGCATCAGGTTGAATATCTAGGACTGCGGGAAAACATACGTGTAAGAAGAGCTGGATTTGCGTACCGCAGAGTCTTCAATAAGTTTCTAATGAG GTACGCCATTCTGACCTCAGAGACGTGGCCATGCTGGAGAGGTCCGGAGCAGCAAGGGGTCCTTCACCTCCTCCGTTCTGTCAATATGGACAACGACCAGTACCAGATGGGACGCTCCAAAGTTTTCGTCAAGAACCCTGAATCG CTGTTTCTACTTGAGGAGATGAGGGAAAGGAAATTTGACACTTTTGCAAGGATTATCCAGAAAGCCTGGAGGAGATACATTGCCAGAAAGAAGTATGAGCAGATGAGAGAGGAAG CctcagacatactgtacaactCCAAGGAGCGGAGGAAGAACAGCATCAACAGGAACTTTGTTGGCGACTACCTCGGTTTGGAGCAGAGGCCTGAGCTGCGACAGTTTCTGGCCAAGAGGGAGCGTGTTGACTTTGCTGATTCAGTGAACAAGTTTGACCGCAGGTTCAAG TCCATCAAGAGAGATCTGATCTTGACCCCGAAGGGCATCTATCTAGTTGGTCGGGAAAAGGTGAAGAAAGGACCAGAGAAAGGACAGATAAAGGAAGTGCTGAAACGGAAAATGGAGTTCCTCAGCATTAATGGTGTCTCTCTCAG TACAAGACAGGATGATTTCTTCATCCTGCATGAAGCCCAGTATGACAGTTTGTTGGAGTCCAACTTTAAGACAGAGTTTCTCAGCCTGCTCTCTAAACGCTACGAGGAGATAACGAAGAAAAAACTGTCCATCTGCTTCAACGACAG ACTAGAGTTTAGAGTGAAGAAGGAGGGCTGGGGAGGAGGTAGCAGCAGAGTTGTGGTGTTCCAGAGGGGGCAAGGAGACCTGGCCCAGCTTAAACCTGGAGGGAAGACCCTCACCATTACAGTAGGAGACGGTTTACCCAAATCTTCTA AGCCAACAAGGAAGAGTGCTCCCCAGTACCACGGAGGAGGAAGAAATCATGTACCCAATAGAG CACACCAGAATGGAGGAGCCAAGTTTTCCAGAGGTCATAACAATCAACCAGCAGAAATTACATATTCCGCTCCACACAAACAAGGCAGACCACCTAACACAGCATTGCCCAAACTGGGTTCACAAAAGGCTCCAAGAGTTCCAACCCACAACCAGTATAACCAGGGGAACATGGATTTCCTAAATGTGCCTGAACAGGGCATGTCAGG gaTGCAGAGGAAACGGAGCATCAGTCATCGACCTCCTCCGGCTCCCAAACCACAGGCCCGACCCCAAGGGCCTCGCTGCCGGGCATTATATCAATACAACGGACAAGACACTGATGAGATTAGCTTTGAGGCCAATGAAGTGTTCGACCTTGTCAGAGAAG ATCCATCAGGCTGGTGGACAGGCAGGATTCGAGGAAAGGAAGGTCTCTTTCCTGGTAACTATGTGGAAAAGATTTGA